One window of the Dreissena polymorpha isolate Duluth1 chromosome 5, UMN_Dpol_1.0, whole genome shotgun sequence genome contains the following:
- the LOC127880767 gene encoding uncharacterized protein LOC127880767 isoform X1 — protein MPPTGYRDKPNADITDFNGIINAIYNCTWMQCYFSDDLSKDSNICTKARDKVNGLRHIHDTKIDDGDMISFFDCLLNLLNDPAYLNSFRPALDACKYLTQLQKDTLQLSEKAIHNTLENIYVDRKEEFRGRLIQFYMTTKNTVSVSPLREGRDKPIWDVFVQPKLTHITMEKDGSRTKTENVVHQYKALFYKDEKLNNRVFVQGEPGIGKTTFLTKLALDWCDVAISQNQEHKATFSDVDTLKEFNFLFYISLRDAMDQREVIEMIKTQIIDRMYDGDKREETLNLLPQILERETCIVTMDGLNEWIDRLNKCVIPLLGHCYIKCVSIITSRPWKMTDERIKDSEINSLIEIEGLIDSEELAKHIIHSLQTGNVKTHTKFMNYVNERQLRHFLTSPWLLTVLVNLWMNDKVFTDSLCEINCILIDILFKNANGKMGYFQKGNRFQCLYNTRFIQQQIDIFDALANAAFNVTFTSNKSLVFTERELLNYMSEDQLKFCLHAGVLTKRYSFNIEPWEAQFSFIHETIQEFMAAYHIANSTQDLLTHFETVLKCSVLEMSQTILYLCGLDCNKANKLIYFLVDDEFLEDISFGRIIYIQGLYDREHLETFQTSNFLNKNVFKSKHDLKDDRARCVALSVLFQRMVIAGCIEAQASGQNDMCIQCRHFSFISSLNESESSALKVLLMFNKSVVQSLILESNVLQISEILTVLKQSKHSLQSIKTTVTPEMNKALHQTRMQEMHFTGEIDELSSGVLPSLSKLTTLKIEDSTILEDIFLPYTIQYISLFRCTCTALFLRRLLAQLSSFEHDVDCVLDDVNVTDCNTQHPFQPDLCSRDMKNIILILTNGNITVYGLLRRITIKKLGLRTSNDVTLASEILHTLSNLTKLYLWGTHTSRRDLNLPASLQCISLQKVECSSEWLYGLLITLSLLDHPVTCEMLDVVLQSTEISNEDDSHIPEYDLRSKLCSSDMSNIKILVLNGNTGLFELLRETSTSILDLRTAECTSLASTILHTLNKLTKLNLWGSYMGRCELNLPDSLQCIILQKVECSSEWLYGLLITLSSLDHPVTCKMLNVVVQSTEISNEDDSHIPEYDLRSKLCSSDMSNIAILVVNGNMGLFELLRETSTRILGLRTAECASFASSILHTLNKLTQLYLNGTYMSRCELNLPDSLQFISLQKVECSSEWLYGLLITLSLLDHPVTCEMWDVVLQSTEQSNLDESHIPVSDLRSKLCSSDMSNIKILVENGNMGLFELLRETSTRILDLRTAECASLASAILHTFNKLTKLYLCGTYMGRCELNLPDSLQFISLQKVECSSEWLYGLLITLSLLDHPVTCEMWDVVL, from the exons ATGCCCCCCACTGGTTACAGGGATAAGCCAAATGCCGACATTACAGACTTCAATGGaattattaatgcaatatacaATTGTACCTGGATGCAGTGCTATTTTAGTGATGATCTTAGTAAGGATTCGAACATCTGCACAAAG GCACGAGACAAAGTTAATGGATTGCGACACATACATGACACGAAAATAGATGATGGGGATATGATCAGCTTCTTCGATTGTCTTTTAAATCTTCTTAATGATCCTGCATACTTAAATAGTTTTAGACCAGCACTAGATGCGTGCAAATACCTTACACAG CTACAAAAAGATACTCTGCAATTGTCCGAAAAGGCTATACACAACACGTTGGAAAACATCTATGTTGACCGAAAGGAAG AGTTTCGCGGACGGTTAATACAATTTTATATGACGACGAAAAATACTGTATCTGTTTCACCATTAAGAGAAGGTCGTGACAAACCCATCTGGGATGTATTTGTACAACCGAAATTAACCCACATTACAATGGAGAAAGATGGATCTCGCACGAAAACGGAAAACGTGGTTCATCAATACAAAGCCTTATTTTATAAAGACGAAAAACTCAATAACCGTGTATTTGTTCAAGGAGAACCCGGTATTGGGAAGACTACATTTCTTACTAAACTGGCGCTTGACTGGTGTGATGTTGCAATTTCGCAAAATCAGGAACACAAGGCTACATTTAGTGATGTCGATACGTTGAAGGAGTTCAATTTTCTCTTTTACATATCACTAAGAGATGCAATGGACCAGCGTGAGGTTATAGAGatgatcaaaacacaaataatcgACAGAATGTATGATGGTGATAAACGCGAAGAGACCCTAAATCTGTTACCACAAATCCTAGAACGAGAGACATGCATCGTCACTATGGATGGGCTTAATGAATGGATTGATCGTTTGAATAAATGCGTTATACCTTTACTTGGACATTGTTATATAAAGTGCGTATCTATAATTACATCACGGCCATGGAAAATGACGGATGAGCGAATCAAAGATTCTGAAATTAACAGTTTAATAGAAATTGAAGGACTAATTGATTCAGAAGAATTAGCAAAGCACATTATACACAGTCTTCAGACTGGTAAtgtaaaaacacacactaaatTCATGAATTACGTAAACGAACGTCAATTGAGGCATTTTCTTACGTCACCCTGGCTACTAACTGTGTTAGTCAATTTGTGGATGAACGATAAAGTCTTTACGGATTCACTGTgtgaaataaattgtattctAATAGACATACTCTTTAAGAATGCAAATGGGAAAATGGGCTATTTTCAAAAAGGGAATCGTTTTCAGTGTTTATACAATACACGTTTTATTCAGCAGCAGATCGATATTTTTGATGCGCTCGCGAATGCTGCGTTTAATGTTACCTTTACATCGAACAAATCCTTAGTGTTCACCGAGCGGGAATTATTGAACTACATGTCCGAAGATCAGTTGAAATTTTGCCTCCATGCTGGTGTATTAACGAAAAGATACAGCTTCAACATAGAACCATGGGAGGCACAGTTTTCATTTATACACGAGACAATACAGGAATTCATGGCTGCCTATCATATCGCAAATTCAACGCAAGACCTCTTAACACATTTCGAAACCGTATTGAAATGTAGTGTGCTAGAAATGAGTCAAACAATACTTTATCTGTGTGGACTCGACTGTAACAAAGCTAATAAACTAATTTACTTTCTAGTCGACGACGAATTCCTCGAAGACattagctttggacgtataataTACATACAGGGACTTTATGATCGGGAACATTTAGAAACATTTCAGACTTCCAATTTCctaaacaaaaacgtttttaaatcAAAGCATGATCTAAAGGATGACCGTGCACGTTGCGTAGCACTTTCAGTATTGTTCCAGCGCATGGTCATAGCTGGTTGCATAGAGGCGCAAGCAAGCGGTCAAAATgacatgtgcatacagtgtagaCACTTTTCATTTATTTCATCTCTAAATGAATCGGAATCAAGCGCTTTGAAAGTACTTCTAATGTTTAACAAGTCAGTTGTTCAGTCCCTTATTTTAGAAAGTAATGTTCTTCAAATAAGCGAAATACTGACAGTTCTTAAACAATCTAAACATAGTCTACAGAGCATTAAGACGACGGTAACTCCAGAAATGAATAAAGCATTACATCAGACGCGCATGCAGGAGATGCACTTTACCGGGGAAATTGATGAATTATCGTCCGGTGTACTTCCATCATTGTCTAAATTAACGACTTTAAAAATAGAGGACTCGACCATTTTAGAAGACATTTTTCTACCTTACACAAtacaatatatttctttatttcggTGTACGTGTACTGCTCTGTTTCTACGACGGTTACTAGCGCAGTTATCATCATTTGAACACGATGTTGATTGTGTTTTAGATGATGTAAATGTAACTGATTGTAATACGCAACACCCATTTCAGCCAGACTTATGTTCAAGGGACATGAAAAATATCATCCTAATTTTAACAAATGGCAATATTACCGTATATGGGTTATTGCGTCGAATAACTATCAAAAAACTAGGCCTGAGAACGTCAAATGATGTCACATTAGCATCAGAAATTCTTCACACGCTTAGCAATCTAACAAAACTTTATTTATGGGGGACCCATACGAGTCGACGCGATCTCAATCTACCTGCTTCACTGCAATGTATTAGTCTGCAGAAGGTCGAATGTTCATCGGAGTGGTTGTatggcttgttgatcacgctgtctttattagatcatcctgtcacgTGTGAGATGTTGGATGTTGTTTTGCAGTCAACAGAAATATCCAATGAAGATGATTCACATATACCTGAATATGACTTGCGATCTAAATTATGTTCGAGTGATATGTCCAATATCAAGATATTAGTGTTAAATGGCAATACGGGACTTTTTGAATTACTTCGTGAAACAAGTACAAGTATTCTAGACCTGAGAACCGCTGAGTGTACCTCATTAGCATCAACAATTCTACACACGCTCAATAAGCTAACGAAGCTGAATTTATGGGGGTCCTATATGGGTCGATGTGAACTCAATTTGCCGGATTCATTACAATGTATTATTCTCCAAAAAGTAGAATGCTCATCTGAGTGGTTGTatggcttgttgatcacgctgtctTCACTAGATCATCCTGTCACGTGTAAGATGTTGAATGTCGTTGTGCAGTCAACAGAAATATCCAATGAAGATGATTCACATATACCTGAATATGACTTGCGATCTAAATTATGTTCGAGTGATATGTCCAATATCGCGATATTAGTGGTAAATGGCAATATGGGACTTTTTGAATTACTTCGTGAAACAAGTACAAGGATTCTAGGCCTGAGAACCGCTGAGTGTGCCTCATTTGCATCATCAATTCTACACACGCTCAATAAGCTAACGCAACTGTATTTAAACGGAACCTATATGAGTCGATGTGAACTCAATCTACCGGATTCATTACAATTTATAAGTCTGCAGaaagtcgaatgttcatctgagtggttgtatggcttgttgatcacgctgtctctattagatcatcctgtcacaTGTGAGATGTGGGATGTTGTTTTGCAGTCAACAGAACAATCCAATTTGGATGAGTCACATATACCTGTATCTGACTTGCGATCTAAATTATGTTCTAGTGACATGTCCAATATCAAGATATTAGTGGAAAATGGCAATATGGGACTTTTTGAATTACTTCGTGAAACAAGTACAAGGATTCTAGAC CTGAGAACCGCTGagtgtgcctcattagcatcagcAATTCTACACACGTTCAATAAGCTAACGAAACTGTATTTATGCGGAACCTATATGGGTCGATGTGAACTCAATCTACCGGATTCATTACAATTTATTAGTCTGCAGaaagtcgaatgttcatctgagtggttgtatggcttgttgatcacgctgtctttattagatcatcctgtcacgTGTGAGATGTGGGATGTTGTTTTGTAG
- the LOC127880767 gene encoding uncharacterized protein LOC127880767 isoform X3, whose translation MGRCELNLPDSLQCVSLQKVEFSSEWLYGLLITLSLLDHPVTCEMLDVVLQSTEQSNLDESHIPVSDLRSKLCSSDMSNIKILVENGNMGLFELLRETSTRILDLRTAECASLASTIIHTLNKLTKLYLWGTYMGRCELNLPDSLQCVSLQKVEFSSEWLYGLLITLSLLDHPVTCEMWDVVLQSTEQSNLDESHIPVSDLRSKLCSSDMSNIKILVENGNMGLFELLRETSTRILDLRTAECASLASAILHTFNKLTKLYLCGTYMGRCELNLPDSLQFISLQKVECSSEWLYGLLITLSLLDHPVTCEMWDVVL comes from the exons ATGGGTCGATGTGAACTCAATCTGCCGGATTCATTACAATGTGTTAGTCTGCAGAAAGTCGAAttttcatctgagtggctgtatggcttgttgatcacgctgtctctattagatcatcctgtcacaTGTGAGATGTTGGATGTTGTTTTGCAGTCAACAGAACAATCCAATTTGGATGAGTCACATATACCTGTATCTGACTTGCGATCTAAATTATGTTCTAGTGACATGTCCAATATCAAGATATTAGTGGAAAATGGCAATATGGGACTTTTTGAATTACTTCGTGAAACAAGTACAAGGATTCTAGACCTGAGAACCGCTGagtgtgcctcattagcatcaaCAATTATTCACACGCTCAATAAGCTAACGAAACTGTATTTATGGGGAACCTATATGGGTCGATGTGAACTCAATCTGCCGGATTCATTACAATGTGTTAGTCTGCAGAAAGTCGAAttttcatctgagtggctgtatggcttgttgatcacgctgtctctattagatcatcctgtcacaTGTGAGATGTGGGATGTTGTTTTGCAGTCAACAGAACAATCCAATTTGGATGAGTCACATATAC CTGTATCTGACTTGCGATCTAAATTATGTTCTAGTGACATGTCCAATATCAAGATATTAGTGGAAAATGGCAATATGGGACTTTTTGAATTACTTCGTGAAACAAGTACAAGGATTCTAGAC CTGAGAACCGCTGagtgtgcctcattagcatcagcAATTCTACACACGTTCAATAAGCTAACGAAACTGTATTTATGCGGAACCTATATGGGTCGATGTGAACTCAATCTACCGGATTCATTACAATTTATTAGTCTGCAGaaagtcgaatgttcatctgagtggttgtatggcttgttgatcacgctgtctttattagatcatcctgtcacgTGTGAGATGTGGGATGTTGTTTTGTAG
- the LOC127880767 gene encoding uncharacterized protein LOC127880767 isoform X2: MGRCELNLPDSLQCVSLQKVEFSSEWLYGLLITLSLLDHPVTCEMLDVVLQSTEQSNLDESHIPVSDLRSKLCSSDMSNIKILVENGNMGLFELLRETSTRILDLRTAECASLASTIIHTLNKLTKLYLWGTYMGRCELNLPDSLQCVSLQKVEFSSEWLYGLLITLSLLDHPVTCEMWDVVLQSTEQSNLDESHIPVSDLRSKLCSSDMSNIAILVENGNMGLFELLRETSTRILDLRTAECASFASAILHTFNKLTKLYLNGTYMGRCQLNLPDSLQCIRLQKVECSSEWLYGLLITLSLLDHPVTCEMLDVVLQSTEQSILDESHIPVSDLRSKLCSSDMSNIKILVENGNMGLFELLRETSTRILDLRTAECASLASAILHTFNKLTKLYLCGTYMGRCELNLPDSLQFISLQKVECSSEWLYGLLITLSLLDHPVTCEMWDVVL, translated from the exons ATGGGTCGATGTGAACTCAATCTGCCGGATTCATTACAATGTGTTAGTCTGCAGAAAGTCGAAttttcatctgagtggctgtatggcttgttgatcacgctgtctctattagatcatcctgtcacaTGTGAGATGTTGGATGTTGTTTTGCAGTCAACAGAACAATCCAATTTGGATGAGTCACATATACCTGTATCTGACTTGCGATCTAAATTATGTTCTAGTGACATGTCCAATATCAAGATATTAGTGGAAAATGGCAATATGGGACTTTTTGAATTACTTCGTGAAACAAGTACAAGGATTCTAGACCTGAGAACCGCTGagtgtgcctcattagcatcaaCAATTATTCACACGCTCAATAAGCTAACGAAACTGTATTTATGGGGAACCTATATGGGTCGATGTGAACTCAATCTGCCGGATTCATTACAATGTGTTAGTCTGCAGAAAGTCGAAttttcatctgagtggctgtatggcttgttgatcacgctgtctctattagatcatcctgtcacaTGTGAGATGTGGGATGTTGTTTTGCAGTCAACAGAACAATCCAATTTGGATGAGTCACATATACCTGTATCTGACTTGCGATCTAAATTATGTTCTAGTGACATGTCCAATATCGCGATATTAGTGGAAAATGGCAATATGGGACTTTTTGAATTACTTCGTGAAACAAGTACAAGGATTCTAGACCTGAGAACCGCTGAGTGTGCCTCATTTGCATCAGCAATTCTACACACGTTCAATAAGCTAACGAAACTGTATTTAAACGGAACCTATATGGGTCGATGTCAACTCAATCTACCGGATTCATTACAATGTATTCGTCTGCAGAAAGTCGAATGTTCATCGGAGTGGTTGTatggcttgttgatcacgctgtctctattagatcatcctgtcacaTGTGAGATGTTGGATGTTGTTTTGCAGTCAACAGAACAATCCATTTTGGATGAGTCACATATACCTGTATCTGACTTGCGATCTAAATTATGTTCTAGTGACATGTCCAATATCAAGATATTAGTGGAAAATGGCAATATGGGACTTTTTGAATTACTTCGTGAAACAAGTACAAGGATTCTAGAC CTGAGAACCGCTGagtgtgcctcattagcatcagcAATTCTACACACGTTCAATAAGCTAACGAAACTGTATTTATGCGGAACCTATATGGGTCGATGTGAACTCAATCTACCGGATTCATTACAATTTATTAGTCTGCAGaaagtcgaatgttcatctgagtggttgtatggcttgttgatcacgctgtctttattagatcatcctgtcacgTGTGAGATGTGGGATGTTGTTTTGTAG
- the LOC127880772 gene encoding uncharacterized protein LOC127880772, which translates to MSNIKILVENGNMGLFELLRETSTRILDLRTAECASFASAILHTFNKLAKLYLNGTYMGRCQLNLPDSLQCIRLQKVECSSEWLYGLLITLSLLDHPVTCEMWDVVLQSTEQSNLDESHIPVSDLRSKLCSSDMSNIKILVEHGNMGLFELLRETSTRILDLGTAECASFASAILHTFNKLTKLYLNGTYMGRCDLNLPDSLQCISLQKVECSSEWLYGLLITLSLLDHHVTCEMLDVVLQSTEISNEDDSHIPEYDLRSKLCSSDMSNIAILVVNGNIGLFELLRETSTRIQDLRTAECASFASAIPHAQ; encoded by the exons ATGTCCAATATCAAGATATTAGTGGAAAATGGCAATATGGGACTTTTTGAATTACTTCGTGAAACAAGTACAAGGATTCTAGACCTGAGAACCGCTGAGTGTGCCTCATTTGCATCAGCAATTCTACACACGTTCAATAAGCTAGCGAAACTGTATTTAAACGGAACCTATATGGGTCGATGTCAACTCAATCTACCGGATTCATTACAATGTATTCGTCTGCAGAAAGTCGAATGTTCATCGGAGTGGTTGTatggcttgttgatcacgctgtctttattagatcatcctgtcac aTGTGAGATGTGGGATGTTGTTTTGCAGTCAACAGAACAATCCAATTTGGATGAGTCACATATACCTGTATCTGACTTGCGATCTAAATTATGTTCTAGTGACATGTCCAATATCAAGATATTAGTGGAACATGGCAATATGGGACTTTTTGAATTACTTCGTGAAACAAGTACAAGGATTCTAGACCTGGGAACCGCTGAGTGTGCCTCATTTGCATCAGCAATTCTACACACGTTCAATAAGCTAACGAAACTGTATTTAAACGGAACCTATATGGGTCGATGTGACCTCAATCTACCGGATTCATTACAATGTATTAGTCTGCAGAAAGTCGAATGTTCATCGGAGTGGTTGTATGGCCTGTTGATCACGCTGTCTTTATTAGATCATCATGTCACGTGTGAGATGTTGGATGTTGTTTTGCAGTCAACAGAAATATCCAATGAAGATGATTCCCATATACCTGAATATGACTTGCGATCTAAATTATGTTCGAGTGATATGTCCAATATCGCGATATTAGTGGTAAATGGCAATATTGGACTTTTTGAATTACTTCGTGAAACAAGTACAAGGATTCAAGACCTGAGAACCGCTGAGTGTGCCTCATTTGCATCAGCAATTCCACACGCTCAATAA